From one Candidatus Thioglobus sp. NP1 genomic stretch:
- a CDS encoding amino acid ABC transporter substrate-binding protein, whose product MKQLLKLSAASLLVVGALSVQASTLSDVQAKGHLSCGVSKGLAGFSSADSSGTWTGIDVDVCRAVAAATLGDATKVKFVPLTAKERFTALQSGEIDMLSRNTTWTITRDASLGLNFAGVNYYDGQGFMVKSSLGVSSAMELGGAAICIQAGTTTELNLADWGKANGIEYNSVVSDTNAQTLTNYDAGRCDVLTTDASGLYSMRAGANDPSEHVVLPEIISKEPLGPVVRQGDDQWFNIVRWSLNAMITAEEIGVTSATVDMVSNNPERERLMGRSGSTHEYVGLTQDWTYQIIKQVGNYAESFERNIGLSTPIGIARGVNALWSNGGILYSAPFR is encoded by the coding sequence ATGAAACAATTATTAAAATTGTCTGCTGCTTCATTGTTAGTTGTTGGTGCACTTAGTGTACAAGCTTCTACTTTGAGCGATGTTCAGGCAAAAGGTCACCTATCATGTGGTGTATCTAAAGGACTAGCTGGATTTTCATCAGCTGACTCTTCTGGTACATGGACTGGTATTGACGTTGACGTATGTCGTGCTGTTGCAGCTGCAACACTTGGCGATGCAACAAAAGTTAAGTTTGTACCATTAACTGCTAAAGAAAGATTCACTGCGCTTCAATCAGGTGAAATCGATATGTTGTCTAGAAACACTACTTGGACAATTACTCGTGACGCTTCATTAGGTTTGAACTTCGCTGGTGTTAACTATTATGATGGACAAGGCTTTATGGTTAAGTCATCACTAGGTGTCTCTAGTGCTATGGAATTAGGTGGAGCTGCAATTTGTATCCAAGCAGGTACTACTACTGAATTAAACCTAGCTGACTGGGGTAAAGCAAACGGTATTGAGTACAACTCAGTTGTTTCTGATACGAATGCTCAAACTTTAACTAACTACGACGCTGGACGTTGTGACGTTCTAACAACTGACGCATCAGGTCTATATTCAATGCGAGCAGGTGCTAACGATCCTTCAGAGCACGTTGTACTTCCTGAAATCATCTCTAAAGAGCCTTTAGGCCCAGTTGTTCGTCAAGGTGACGATCAGTGGTTCAACATCGTAAGATGGTCTCTTAATGCAATGATTACTGCTGAAGAGATTGGTGTTACTAGCGCTACTGTTGATATGGTTTCTAATAATCCAGAGCGTGAGCGCTTAATGGGTCGTTCAGGAAGCACTCATGAGTACGTTGGTCTAACTCAAGACTGGACTTACCAAATCATCAAGCAAGTAGGTAACTATGCTGAAAGCTTTGAGCGTAATATTGGTCTAAGTACTCCAATTGGTATTGCTCGTGGTGTTAATGCACTATGGTCAAATGGTGGTATTTTGTACTCAGCTCCATTTAGATAA